Proteins encoded by one window of Streptomyces clavuligerus:
- a CDS encoding DUF4031 domain-containing protein gives MTLYIDPPTWPGHGRMWSHLISDVSFDELHAFAVSIGCPRRAFDGDHYDLPSHRYPDAVAAGAVEVPSREVVRLLVHAGLRRPKRRPA, from the coding sequence ATGACCCTGTACATAGATCCGCCGACCTGGCCCGGGCACGGGCGGATGTGGTCGCATCTGATCAGCGATGTCTCGTTCGACGAGCTGCACGCGTTCGCCGTGTCGATCGGCTGCCCCCGCCGGGCCTTCGACGGCGATCACTACGACCTTCCGTCGCACCGCTACCCGGACGCGGTGGCGGCGGGTGCGGTCGAGGTCCCCAGCCGTGAGGTCGTCCGCCTCCTGGTTCACGCGGGCCTGCGCCGCCCGAAGCGCCGCCCCGCCTGA
- a CDS encoding Cmx/CmrA family chloramphenicol efflux MFS transporter, whose product MPLAVYILGLSVFALGTSEFMLSGLLPPIAEDMNVSIPQAGLLISAFAIGMVVGAPLLAVATLRLPRKTTLIALITVFGLGQVAGALAPTYEILFVSRVVSAFACAGFWALGAAVAIAMVPVNARARAMAVMIGGLSIANVLGVPAGAFLGDQFGWRSAFWAVGLASAVALVGVVTLIPRIPLPEQRPQLRRELGIYRDRQVWLSVAVTALAAGGVFCAFSYLAPLLTDVAGMDKSWVPWVLGLFGLGALVGTTVGGRVADAHLFGVLLSGTAASTVLLVALALFGGAPAAAVTISFLLGVSAFWTAPALNARMFNVAGAAPTLAGATTTAAFNLGNTGGPWLGGTVIDADFGYAATAWAGAAMTVLALGLLALSLRLHSASRVVARSVPVPVSTGAAGAAVTEGAQHSATR is encoded by the coding sequence ATGCCGCTGGCCGTCTACATCCTCGGCCTCTCCGTCTTCGCGCTCGGCACCAGCGAGTTCATGCTCTCCGGGCTGCTGCCGCCGATCGCCGAGGACATGAACGTCTCGATCCCGCAGGCCGGACTGCTGATATCCGCGTTCGCGATCGGCATGGTCGTCGGCGCCCCGCTGCTGGCCGTGGCCACGCTGCGACTGCCCCGCAAGACCACGCTGATCGCGCTGATCACCGTCTTCGGGCTCGGCCAGGTGGCCGGTGCGCTGGCGCCGACCTACGAGATCCTCTTCGTGTCCCGCGTGGTGAGCGCGTTCGCCTGTGCCGGTTTCTGGGCGCTCGGCGCGGCCGTCGCCATCGCGATGGTGCCGGTGAACGCGCGGGCGCGGGCCATGGCCGTGATGATCGGCGGACTCTCCATCGCCAATGTGCTCGGGGTCCCGGCGGGGGCCTTCCTCGGGGACCAGTTCGGCTGGCGGTCCGCGTTCTGGGCGGTCGGTCTCGCGTCCGCGGTCGCCCTGGTCGGCGTGGTCACGCTGATCCCCCGGATTCCGCTGCCCGAGCAGCGCCCGCAGCTCCGGCGGGAACTCGGGATCTACCGCGACCGGCAGGTCTGGCTGTCCGTCGCGGTCACCGCCCTGGCGGCGGGCGGCGTCTTCTGCGCGTTCTCCTATCTCGCGCCGCTGCTGACCGATGTCGCGGGGATGGACAAGAGCTGGGTGCCCTGGGTCCTCGGACTCTTCGGGCTGGGCGCGCTGGTCGGCACGACCGTGGGCGGCCGGGTCGCCGACGCGCACCTCTTCGGGGTGCTGCTGAGCGGTACCGCGGCCTCCACCGTGCTGCTCGTGGCGCTCGCGCTCTTCGGCGGGGCCCCGGCGGCGGCGGTGACGATCTCGTTCCTGCTCGGCGTCTCCGCCTTCTGGACGGCTCCGGCGCTCAACGCCCGGATGTTCAACGTGGCGGGCGCCGCGCCGACCCTCGCGGGCGCGACCACCACCGCCGCGTTCAACCTGGGCAACACCGGCGGCCCCTGGCTCGGCGGCACCGTGATCGACGCGGACTTCGGCTATGCCGCAACAGCCTGGGCCGGCGCGGCCATGACCGTGCTCGCGCTCGGTCTCCTCGCACTCTCCCTGCGGCTCCACAGCGCCTCCCGGGTGGTGGCGCGTTCCGTCCCCGTCCCCGTCTCCACGGGTGCGGCTGGTGCCGCTGTGACCGAGGGCGCGCAGCACTCCGCCACCCGCTGA
- a CDS encoding HD domain-containing protein, with product MSPDLRDRWAEALLSARSAPFTGALAEEPDPLPPRTPPDRLPPDPLPLDPLPYAENLLARWAEPQRRYHTTAHLTAVLDHIDTLAAHAGEPDLVRLAAWFHDAVYLPERSENEERSARLAERALTEAGLPAGAVAEVARLVRLTVTHAPGESDGNGAVLCDADLAILAAEPERYAAYTGAVREEYGFVPDDAFRAGRAGVLRQLLALPRLFHTPHGRRNWEERARRNMTEELETLG from the coding sequence ATGAGCCCCGATCTCCGTGACCGCTGGGCCGAGGCCCTGCTCTCCGCGCGCTCCGCCCCGTTCACGGGCGCCCTCGCGGAGGAGCCCGATCCGCTTCCGCCTCGTACGCCGCCCGATCGGCTTCCCCCCGATCCGCTTCCCCTCGACCCGCTTCCCTACGCCGAGAATCTGCTGGCCCGCTGGGCCGAGCCGCAGCGCCGCTATCACACGACCGCGCATCTGACCGCCGTCCTCGACCACATAGACACCCTCGCCGCGCACGCCGGGGAACCGGATCTGGTGCGGCTCGCGGCCTGGTTCCACGACGCCGTCTACCTCCCGGAGCGCTCCGAGAACGAGGAGCGCTCGGCGCGGCTCGCCGAGCGCGCGCTGACCGAGGCGGGGCTGCCCGCCGGAGCCGTGGCGGAGGTCGCCCGGCTGGTCCGGCTCACCGTCACGCACGCGCCCGGGGAGTCCGACGGCAACGGCGCGGTGCTGTGCGACGCGGACCTCGCGATCCTGGCGGCGGAGCCGGAACGATACGCCGCGTACACGGGGGCCGTGCGGGAGGAGTACGGCTTCGTCCCGGACGACGCCTTCCGCGCCGGACGGGCGGGCGTCCTGCGCCAACTCCTCGCGCTGCCGCGGCTGTTCCACACCCCGCACGGGCGGCGGAACTGGGAGGAGCGAGCACGCCGCAATATGACGGAGGAGCTGGAGACCCTGGGGTGA
- a CDS encoding MurR/RpiR family transcriptional regulator: MTESVKEIFSTGAPSGPSRATGASGSAGATEPTRSSGPSGRTAPGGRRRTGGGTGAPSSPPQNEAPPAPAALASKVRTLVPSMTRSMQRVAEAVADDPAGCAALTVTGLAERTGTSEATVVRTARLLGYPGYRDLRLALAGLAAHQQSGRSPSVTADISVDDPLPDVVAKLARDEQQTLADTAATLDTAALAAAVSAAATARRIDIYGVGASSLVGLDLAQKLLRIGLIAHAHTDPHLAVTNAVQLRTGDVAVAITHSGSTGDVIEPLRAAFERGATTIAITGRADGPVTQYADHVLTTSTSRESELRPAAMSSRTGQLLVVDCLFIGVAQRTYASAAPALAASYEALAHRHSPRHTR; this comes from the coding sequence GTGACCGAATCAGTGAAGGAAATTTTCAGCACGGGGGCACCGAGCGGTCCGTCACGGGCGACCGGAGCCAGCGGCTCCGCCGGGGCCACCGAACCGACCCGATCGTCCGGACCCTCCGGCCGGACCGCACCGGGTGGCCGCCGCCGTACCGGCGGGGGCACCGGCGCCCCCTCCTCGCCACCGCAGAACGAGGCACCGCCCGCGCCCGCCGCCCTCGCCTCGAAGGTCCGGACACTCGTCCCCTCCATGACCCGCTCCATGCAGCGCGTCGCCGAAGCCGTCGCCGACGACCCCGCGGGCTGCGCGGCGCTCACCGTCACCGGGCTCGCGGAACGCACCGGCACCAGCGAGGCGACCGTCGTCCGCACCGCCCGTCTCCTGGGCTACCCCGGCTACCGCGATCTGCGCCTCGCCCTCGCCGGGCTCGCCGCCCATCAGCAGTCGGGCCGCTCCCCCAGCGTCACCGCCGACATCTCCGTCGACGACCCCCTGCCGGACGTCGTCGCCAAACTCGCCCGCGACGAACAGCAGACCCTCGCGGACACCGCCGCGACCCTCGACACCGCCGCGCTCGCCGCCGCCGTCAGCGCAGCCGCCACTGCCCGCCGCATCGACATCTACGGTGTCGGCGCCTCCTCCCTCGTCGGACTCGACCTGGCACAGAAACTCCTCCGCATCGGGCTGATCGCCCACGCCCACACCGATCCCCACCTCGCCGTCACCAACGCCGTCCAGCTCCGGACCGGCGATGTCGCCGTCGCCATCACCCACTCCGGCTCCACCGGCGACGTCATCGAGCCACTGCGCGCCGCCTTCGAACGCGGGGCCACCACGATCGCGATAACCGGACGCGCGGACGGCCCGGTGACGCAGTACGCCGACCATGTGCTGACCACGTCCACCTCCCGGGAGAGCGAACTGCGGCCCGCGGCCATGTCCTCCCGCACCGGACAGCTCCTGGTCGTGGACTGCCTGTTCATAGGCGTGGCCCAGCGGACCTACGCGTCCGCCGCGCCCGCGCTCGCCGCCTCCTACGAAGCCCTCGCCCACCGGCACAGCCCGCGCCACACCCGCTGA
- a CDS encoding alpha/beta hydrolase family protein codes for MTPIRRGTAAALLALSLPLAATAPAQAEGPTATGPERIAARAVVPLELPRPTGPYTVGVTTLPLTDTDRPDRWEPSSGPRRLLVDIRYPARPGGGEPRQAAMSAEEARALLERTGYGVLIPVGNADRLAATRTHARVEARPAHGRFPLVVLSPGFGLPRTTLSLLGDELASRGYVVASVDHAHESEATAFPGEAVLPCTACRKVDESKEEPRSAVPETRAKDVSFLLDRLTGRDPAWRHARMIDRSRIGMAGHSIGGNSAASAMAEDRRVRAGINMDGSFFGEVPATGLDGRPFLLLGAERAAPGTDPTWDATWPRLDGWKRWLTVTGGHHFSFIDAPALADGADGAPSFPGTPSGRRSAEITRAHAVAFFDLHLKGVPQPLLNGPSPAHPEVVFHRP; via the coding sequence ATGACACCCATACGCCGGGGCACTGCCGCCGCGCTGCTCGCCCTGTCCCTGCCTCTTGCTGCCACCGCCCCCGCCCAGGCCGAAGGGCCCACGGCCACGGGCCCCGAGCGGATCGCGGCGCGGGCCGTCGTCCCGCTCGAACTCCCGCGTCCCACCGGCCCGTACACCGTCGGCGTCACCACTCTCCCGCTGACCGACACCGACCGTCCCGACCGCTGGGAGCCGTCCTCCGGGCCGCGCAGACTGCTCGTCGACATCCGTTACCCGGCGCGGCCGGGCGGCGGGGAGCCACGGCAGGCGGCCATGTCGGCCGAGGAGGCGCGGGCGCTGCTGGAGAGGACGGGTTACGGGGTGCTGATCCCCGTGGGGAACGCCGACCGGCTCGCCGCGACCCGTACCCACGCGCGGGTGGAGGCCCGGCCCGCGCACGGAAGGTTTCCGCTGGTCGTGCTCTCGCCCGGGTTCGGGCTGCCGCGAACGACGCTGAGCCTGCTCGGTGACGAACTCGCCAGCCGGGGCTATGTCGTGGCGTCGGTCGACCACGCCCACGAATCCGAGGCGACGGCCTTCCCCGGTGAGGCCGTCCTCCCCTGTACCGCCTGCCGGAAGGTGGACGAGTCCAAGGAGGAGCCGCGTTCCGCCGTGCCCGAGACCCGGGCGAAGGACGTCTCGTTCCTGCTGGACCGGCTCACCGGACGGGACCCGGCCTGGCGGCACGCCCGGATGATCGACCGCTCCCGGATCGGTATGGCGGGCCACTCCATCGGCGGGAACAGCGCCGCGAGCGCCATGGCGGAGGACCGCCGGGTGCGGGCGGGGATCAACATGGACGGGTCGTTCTTCGGCGAGGTGCCCGCGACGGGACTGGACGGGCGGCCGTTCCTGCTGCTCGGAGCGGAGCGGGCGGCACCCGGGACAGACCCGACCTGGGACGCGACCTGGCCCCGCCTCGACGGCTGGAAGCGCTGGCTGACCGTGACCGGCGGCCATCACTTCAGCTTCATCGACGCCCCCGCTCTCGCGGACGGGGCCGACGGCGCCCCCAGCTTCCCGGGCACCCCGTCGGGCCGGCGTTCCGCCGAGATCACCCGCGCCCATGCGGTCGCCTTCTTCGACCTCCACCTCAAGGGCGTCCCGCAGCCCCTGCTGAACGGCCCGTCCCCCGCTCACCCGGAGGTCGTCTTCCACCGTCCCTGA
- a CDS encoding copper homeostasis protein CutC: MSNRALLEVIALDETDAVAAQSGGADRLELVADMDKDGLTPSRETFGRIRAAVDIPLRVMLRLADGFSAGSHEDVEALVGAARELRAEGADEFVLGFLDEGGHPDLVTVERLIAEINGCHWTFHRAIDRAADRDALRKSLADLPGLDTYLTAGAAAGVDAGLPTLVAEAARGGEPGYRARILVGGGLRLDHVPELLAAGIDGFHIGGAARPAGWSGPVDAAAVREWRETLDA, translated from the coding sequence ATGAGCAATCGCGCTCTACTCGAAGTGATCGCTCTGGACGAGACGGACGCGGTCGCGGCGCAGTCCGGCGGCGCCGACCGGCTGGAGCTGGTCGCCGACATGGACAAGGACGGCCTGACCCCGTCCCGGGAGACCTTCGGACGCATCCGCGCCGCCGTGGACATCCCCCTGCGGGTGATGCTGCGGCTCGCCGACGGCTTCTCCGCGGGGTCCCACGAGGATGTGGAAGCGCTGGTCGGAGCCGCGCGCGAGCTGCGCGCGGAGGGTGCTGACGAGTTTGTCCTCGGCTTCCTGGACGAGGGCGGCCACCCCGACCTCGTCACCGTGGAGCGGCTGATCGCCGAGATCAACGGCTGCCACTGGACCTTCCACCGGGCGATCGACCGCGCCGCGGACCGGGACGCCCTCCGCAAGAGCCTCGCCGACCTGCCCGGCCTGGACACCTACCTCACCGCCGGTGCGGCGGCCGGGGTCGACGCCGGTCTCCCGACCCTCGTCGCCGAGGCCGCGCGCGGCGGCGAGCCCGGCTACCGGGCCCGGATTCTCGTCGGCGGCGGCCTCCGCCTCGACCATGTCCCCGAGCTGCTCGCCGCCGGGATCGACGGCTTCCACATCGGCGGCGCGGCCCGTCCGGCGGGCTGGTCGGGCCCGGTCGACGCGGCGGCGGTGCGCGAGTGGCGCGAGACGCTCGACGCCTGA
- the murQ gene encoding N-acetylmuramic acid 6-phosphate etherase, which translates to MTSTSYSYGSHGPGSADGPSGPDGPDGSAAPGGSYGALRAQLDVLTTEAFRPELADIDRLPTLDIVRLMNGEDRTVPDAVAAQLPLIAAAIDATAERMARGGRLIYAGAGTAGRMGVLDASECPPTFNTGPTEVVGLIAGGPTAVLSAAEGAEDSERLATVDLDALGLTADDTVVGISASGRTPYAVGAVAHARSLGALTIGLSCNAGSPLAAAADHGIEVVTGPELLTGSTRLKAGTAQKLVLNMISTTTMIRLGKTYGNLMVDLRASNEKLRARSRRIVALATGADDEEIERALAAADGEVKNAILIVLGSVDGPAAARLLRESRGQLRAALRAAAAESAEAAPAPDPTVPTRPAPGVSRE; encoded by the coding sequence ATGACCTCCACCTCGTATTCGTACGGCTCGCACGGTCCCGGCAGCGCGGACGGCCCGTCCGGACCAGATGGACCGGACGGCTCCGCCGCCCCGGGCGGCTCGTACGGAGCGCTCCGCGCCCAGCTCGACGTCCTCACCACCGAGGCGTTCCGGCCCGAACTCGCCGACATCGACCGGCTGCCGACGCTCGACATCGTCCGGCTGATGAACGGTGAGGACCGGACCGTGCCGGACGCGGTCGCCGCGCAGCTCCCGCTGATCGCCGCCGCGATCGACGCCACCGCCGAGCGGATGGCGCGCGGCGGACGGCTGATCTACGCGGGCGCGGGCACGGCGGGGCGGATGGGGGTCCTCGACGCGAGCGAGTGCCCGCCGACCTTCAACACCGGGCCCACCGAGGTGGTCGGACTGATCGCGGGCGGGCCGACCGCTGTCCTCAGCGCCGCCGAGGGCGCCGAGGACAGCGAACGGCTCGCCACCGTCGACCTGGACGCGCTCGGGCTGACCGCCGACGACACCGTCGTGGGGATCTCCGCCTCCGGGCGCACCCCCTACGCGGTCGGCGCGGTGGCCCACGCCCGCTCCCTGGGCGCGCTGACGATCGGTCTGTCCTGCAACGCGGGCAGCCCGCTCGCGGCGGCGGCCGACCACGGCATCGAGGTCGTCACCGGGCCCGAACTGCTCACCGGCTCCACCCGGCTGAAGGCGGGCACCGCGCAGAAGCTGGTACTCAACATGATCTCGACGACCACCATGATCCGGCTCGGCAAGACCTACGGAAATCTCATGGTCGACCTCCGGGCCTCGAACGAGAAGCTGCGCGCCCGCTCCCGCCGGATCGTCGCCCTCGCCACCGGCGCGGACGACGAGGAGATCGAGCGGGCGCTCGCCGCCGCCGACGGCGAGGTGAAGAACGCGATCCTCATCGTCCTCGGCTCCGTCGACGGCCCGGCCGCCGCCCGGCTGCTGCGCGAGAGCCGGGGGCAACTGCGCGCCGCCCTGCGGGCGGCGGCGGCCGAATCCGCCGAGGCGGCCCCGGCACCGGACCCCACCGTGCCCACCAGACCCGCTCCCGGGGTGTCCCGGGAGTAA
- a CDS encoding VOC family protein: MFNAITHSALYVLDQNEALDFYVGKLGLEVAADVDMGLMRWLTVSVPGHPERQILLEKPSPPAMSEETAEQVRELVTKGATAGWLILTTDDCRKTYETLLAKGVEFTEEPTERPYGIDCGLRDPFGNRIRFTQPK, translated from the coding sequence ATGTTCAACGCAATCACGCACTCCGCGCTCTACGTCCTCGACCAGAACGAAGCCCTCGACTTCTACGTCGGCAAACTGGGACTGGAGGTCGCGGCCGATGTCGACATGGGCCTCATGCGCTGGCTGACCGTCTCCGTCCCCGGTCACCCCGAGCGCCAGATCCTGCTGGAGAAGCCGTCTCCCCCGGCGATGTCGGAGGAGACGGCGGAGCAGGTCCGCGAGCTGGTGACCAAGGGCGCCACGGCGGGTTGGCTCATCCTCACCACGGACGACTGCCGCAAGACGTACGAGACGCTGCTCGCGAAGGGCGTCGAGTTCACCGAGGAGCCCACGGAGCGCCCCTACGGCATCGACTGCGGGCTGCGCGACCCGTTCGGCAACCGCATTCGCTTCACCCAGCCGAAGTAA
- a CDS encoding DUF6479 family protein: MDDVPLTDVCHPCDGAEAATMVTTIVIFGLVIVFLLTGAMWWDSIRREKYVPPRPDEQPHKPDHREHIEEVREADTGDFPEAGEDRLMPYNLKAHSTHSTGRGREARPDHGPNVGGGAFGSGGLGG, encoded by the coding sequence ATGGACGACGTCCCCCTGACGGATGTGTGCCATCCCTGTGACGGAGCGGAGGCAGCCACCATGGTCACCACGATCGTCATCTTTGGGCTCGTCATTGTGTTCCTGCTGACCGGGGCCATGTGGTGGGACTCGATCCGCAGGGAGAAGTACGTACCGCCGCGCCCCGATGAGCAGCCGCACAAGCCCGATCACCGGGAGCACATCGAGGAGGTCCGCGAGGCGGACACCGGTGACTTCCCGGAGGCGGGCGAGGACCGGCTGATGCCGTACAACCTCAAGGCCCACAGCACCCACAGCACGGGCAGGGGCCGCGAGGCCCGCCCGGACCACGGCCCGAATGTGGGCGGCGGGGCGTTCGGCAGCGGCGGCCTGGGCGGCTGA
- a CDS encoding heavy metal translocating P-type ATPase: MTCASCAARIEKKLNRMEGVEATVNYATEKAKVSFAEGVSVQDLIGTVEKTGYSATEPKPKAEAAPGGTADGGEPEEDDHELRTLRERMITAVVLSVPVIAMAMIPALQFQYWQWLSLTLAAPVVTYAGWPFHKAAWTNLKHGAATMDTLVSVGTSAAFLWSLYALFWGHAGMPGMTHPFELTISRSDGASNIYLEAAAGVTAFILAGRYFEARSKRKAGAALRALMELGAKEVTVLRGGQEVRIPTAELKVGDRFVVRPGEKIATDGVVVEGSSAVDASMLTGESVPVEVAPGDSVTGATLNAGGRLVVEASRIGADTQLARMAKLVEDAQNGKAAAQRLADRISGIFVPVVILLALGTLGVWLATGEGWAAAFTAAVAVLIIACPCALGLATPTALMVGTGRGAQLGILIKGPEVLESTRKVDTVVLDKTGTVTTGKMTLLAVHNDENATEDEVLRLAGALENASEHPIAQAVATGARERVGTLTAPEDFANIPGLGVQGVVEGHAVLVGREKLLAEWEIHLPPALLRAKREAEAAGRTAIAVAWDGEARAVLEVADAVKDTSAEAIQRLRKLGLTPILLTGDNKAVAEAVAAEVGIDEVIAEVMPEDKVDVVKRLQAEGRSVAMVGDGVNDAAALAQADLGLAMGTGTDAAIEAGDLTLVRGDLRAAADAIRLARRTLGTIKGNLFWAFAYNVAALPLAALGLLSPMIAGAAMAFSSVFVVGNSLRLRRFKAAA, from the coding sequence ATGACGTGCGCCTCCTGCGCGGCACGCATCGAGAAGAAGCTCAACCGCATGGAGGGCGTCGAGGCCACGGTCAACTACGCCACCGAGAAGGCCAAGGTCAGCTTTGCCGAGGGCGTCTCCGTCCAGGATCTGATCGGAACCGTCGAGAAGACCGGCTACAGCGCCACCGAGCCCAAGCCCAAGGCCGAGGCGGCCCCCGGTGGCACCGCCGACGGCGGTGAGCCGGAGGAGGACGATCACGAGCTGCGCACCCTGCGCGAGCGGATGATCACCGCCGTGGTCCTCTCCGTCCCGGTCATCGCGATGGCGATGATCCCGGCGCTCCAGTTCCAGTACTGGCAGTGGCTCTCCCTCACCCTCGCCGCCCCGGTCGTCACCTACGCCGGATGGCCGTTCCACAAGGCGGCGTGGACCAACCTCAAGCACGGCGCCGCCACCATGGACACCCTGGTGTCGGTCGGTACGTCGGCCGCGTTCCTCTGGTCGCTGTACGCGCTCTTCTGGGGCCACGCCGGAATGCCCGGGATGACCCACCCGTTCGAGCTGACGATCTCCCGTTCCGACGGGGCGTCGAACATCTATCTGGAGGCCGCGGCGGGTGTCACCGCCTTCATCCTGGCCGGGCGCTACTTCGAGGCCCGTTCCAAGCGGAAGGCCGGGGCGGCGCTGCGCGCCCTGATGGAGCTGGGCGCCAAGGAGGTCACCGTCCTCCGCGGCGGCCAGGAGGTCCGGATACCGACCGCTGAGCTGAAGGTCGGCGACCGCTTCGTCGTCCGCCCGGGGGAGAAGATCGCCACCGACGGTGTCGTGGTCGAGGGCTCGTCCGCCGTGGACGCCTCCATGCTCACCGGCGAGTCCGTGCCCGTCGAGGTCGCCCCTGGCGACAGCGTCACCGGAGCCACCCTGAACGCGGGCGGCCGTCTCGTCGTCGAGGCCAGCCGGATCGGCGCCGACACCCAGCTCGCCCGGATGGCCAAGCTGGTCGAGGACGCCCAGAACGGCAAGGCCGCCGCCCAGCGGCTCGCCGACCGGATCTCCGGGATCTTCGTCCCCGTCGTGATCCTGCTGGCGCTCGGCACCCTCGGTGTCTGGCTCGCCACCGGCGAGGGCTGGGCCGCCGCCTTCACCGCCGCCGTCGCCGTCCTGATCATCGCCTGCCCCTGCGCCCTCGGCCTGGCCACGCCCACCGCGCTCATGGTCGGCACCGGCCGCGGCGCCCAGCTCGGCATCCTGATCAAGGGCCCCGAGGTGCTGGAGTCCACCCGCAAGGTCGACACCGTCGTCCTCGACAAGACCGGCACCGTCACCACCGGGAAGATGACCCTGCTCGCCGTCCACAACGACGAGAACGCGACCGAGGACGAGGTGCTGCGGCTGGCCGGGGCCCTGGAGAACGCCTCCGAGCACCCCATCGCCCAGGCCGTGGCCACCGGGGCCCGGGAGCGCGTCGGGACCCTGACCGCCCCCGAGGACTTCGCCAACATCCCCGGACTCGGCGTCCAGGGCGTCGTCGAGGGCCACGCCGTCCTCGTCGGCCGGGAGAAGCTGCTCGCCGAGTGGGAGATCCATCTCCCGCCCGCCCTGCTCCGGGCCAAGCGGGAGGCCGAGGCCGCCGGCCGGACCGCCATCGCGGTGGCCTGGGACGGCGAGGCCCGTGCGGTCCTGGAGGTCGCCGACGCGGTCAAGGACACCAGCGCCGAGGCGATCCAACGGCTGCGGAAGCTCGGCCTCACCCCGATCCTGCTGACCGGTGACAACAAGGCCGTGGCCGAGGCGGTCGCCGCCGAGGTGGGCATCGACGAGGTGATCGCCGAGGTCATGCCGGAGGACAAGGTCGACGTCGTCAAGCGGCTCCAGGCCGAGGGGCGCAGCGTGGCGATGGTCGGCGACGGGGTCAACGACGCCGCCGCGCTCGCCCAGGCCGATCTGGGGCTCGCGATGGGCACCGGCACCGACGCCGCCATCGAGGCCGGGGATCTGACCCTCGTCCGCGGGGACCTGCGGGCCGCCGCCGACGCCATCCGGCTGGCGCGCCGGACCCTGGGCACGATCAAGGGGAACCTGTTCTGGGCCTTCGCCTACAACGTCGCGGCCCTGCCGCTGGCGGCGCTGGGGCTGCTCAGCCCGATGATCGCGGGGGCGGCGATGGCCTTCTCCTCGGTCTTCGTGGTCGGCAACAGCCTCCGGCTCCGCCGCTTCAAGGCCGCCGCGTAG